From the Atribacterota bacterium genome, the window GACAGCGACAAGGTGGCCAAGTTTATCGCCGAGTGTAAGCGCCTGGGGATTCAGATTTTACCTCCCGACATCAACGAGAGTCTGGCGAACTTCACCGTGGTGGGGGAAGGGAAAATCCGCTTTGGTCTGGCGGCCATTAAAAATGTGGGAGAGAGCGCCATTGCCGAAGTTCTGGCTCGACGCAGGGAAAGTCGGTTCAGGAACGTTTTTGATTTTGTCGAACGGGTGGATTTGCGGGTGATTAATAAAAGGGTGCTCGAGAGCCTGGTCAAGGCTGGAGCGTTTGATACCCTGCACCCTAATCGGGCTCAGTTACTGGTTTCTCTGGAAGAAATCGTGGCCTCGTTCGCGAAAAAGAAAAAGACTAGGACGAGTCAGATTTCCCTGTTTGGGGGACAAAATGCCACTCCGGAACCCTACCCTGAGCTTAAAGACGTGGAGGAGATGGGAAGACAGGACCTGTTACGCATGGAAAAAGAAATGCTGGGATTCTACGTCAGTGACCATCCGCTGCGGGAAATAAGCCTGCGCTATCCTCACCTCACCACGGTTCCCCTCGGTCGGCTGGGGTCCATCAAACAGGCGGTGAAGGTCAAGATTTTGGGTGTGGTGAGCGGTTTTCGCAGAGTCGTCACCAAGACCGGTGGAGAGGTGTACTTCGTTTCCCTGGAGGATGAAACTGGCAGCGTGGAGGTGATTTTCTTTCCCAGTTTCCGCGAGGAAATCCAGCCCTATCTCTCTTCGGGAAGGGTCCTGGGGGTTCTGGGGAGACTGGATATCCTGGATAGCGGGGAAAACAAAGTCATTGCTGAAAGAATCCTGGACCCAGAAAAAGAAAGAGGATGGTCTCAGGTGGTGCACATTGACCTGCGGGAAAGTTCTGACGTTCTGAGGGCGGTGTACTGTTTAAAGGATTGTTTACGGCATTTCCCGGGTGAACTACCGGTGGTGGTCCAGGTGCGGGATGCAAAAGAAGAATGGTGGGTGGAACTGGGAGAAGCATTTCGGGTTCTCTGGAATACAGAAAGTGAAGGGGCAATCCGAGAGGTCATTGGGAGTGAGGGCGAAGTATGGCTTTCTTGAAGAGGTGGAAAGTATGAAAATAAAACTGGTTGGTGCGGTTTTACTTTGGTTTTTCGTGGTTTCTCTGGCCGTAGCCCAGGATGCACAGGAACACTATCGAAATGGGTACATCTATTTTTCCCAGGGTAATTACCAAAAGGCTTTGGAATCCTATCAGAAAGCTCTGGAGCTTGACCCCCAGTTCTGGGATGCTCAGTACTGGGTGGGGAAGGTGTACGAACAGCTCGGTGATATTCCTCAAGCTTTGGTGGCTTGGAGGAAAGTCCTCATCGCTCAACCCCTCCATCGAGATGCCTTTCAGAAGTGGCGGGCCTATGTAAAAGCGGAAGGAATCGGGGAACGGGAAAGGGAACGGTTCAAGGCAATGTTTCTCTATCAGACGGAAACACCTGCTGTTGGTAAAGACGAAGCCTGGTCAACGGTTATCCCCTACGCACTGAGCTTAATGGGGGCACGGGACATCACCTCGCTGCGTCTGGCGGGGTCTATCATGCGCTGGATGGGAAGGAATGTCAGCGCCTTATTGACCCCTTACGAAAAACCCGCTTATCGCCGGGCTTTGGAAATTCTGCGGGAGGACTTTTCACAAGAGGATCCTTATCTCGTCTACGAATTTCTGCGTGAATGTTTGACCCGTTTTGAAGGGGACGGGGAGATATCGAATCTGGTGGATGGTGTTCTGGCGGCGGTATTTGCCGCTCATGCGCAAATTGCCCGGGAAGAAGCAGGACAAACCGCGGGAATCGAATTTCAGGTCCGCCAGGACGGAGTTGTACAGCAAGCCTTAAGCGAGGA encodes:
- a CDS encoding tetratricopeptide repeat protein, giving the protein MKIKLVGAVLLWFFVVSLAVAQDAQEHYRNGYIYFSQGNYQKALESYQKALELDPQFWDAQYWVGKVYEQLGDIPQALVAWRKVLIAQPLHRDAFQKWRAYVKAEGIGERERERFKAMFLYQTETPAVGKDEAWSTVIPYALSLMGARDITSLRLAGSIMRWMGRNVSALLTPYEKPAYRRALEILREDFSQEDPYLVYEFLRECLTRFEGDGEISNLVDGVLAAVFAAHAQIAREEAGQTAGIEFQVRQDGVVQQALSEESVQQTPRMEFYLKEPPPEGAR